DNA from Larimichthys crocea isolate SSNF chromosome XIII, L_crocea_2.0, whole genome shotgun sequence:
CCCTGTGACTTTGCAGGTGTGCGGCGAACTCCTTTTGTTCTCTGCCGGCAGCTTTAAAGAAAGATTTGAAAACCTTTCACACAATTTTACAATACAAGAGGAAGTGCACATCGGCCATGACTCACAGGCTGTACTCTGAGCAAATCTGGCACTGCGGCGCAAACGtttgtttccatttatttgagtgAGGGTAGTGAGTTTGGACTGcgaaaaaacaacagtgagctgcagcagagctgaaCCAGACTTAACTTTTGTAAAAAACACAGACCGCTGTCATCCTGCGGCCGCCGATCAGATTATCAGACCAGGCAAACCGTTCACAGTCGGCctaaaatgtctctgaaactctggactggactaaactctgatactctacctgttgtgtgtcttctggctttgtttatttcatgtactcagcttctaaatctggctcacaaacagagacacaaagaagtttaattggGTTTATGTCCGTTTGTGTGAGAAAGCGagagcagtggttgagcgacaaaacagtgaatgagagtgagagagcgcctcataaatgtattttctgattgtttcatagcagTTTGCACGTTTGTTccttttcaaattgttccctcTAAAAACTTTACTTGGTCTGGAGGGTTAAAATATCCagtgttttaaagaaaagaagcaaatattagaataaaatccacaaaaacaaacgtagttttgtgtgtttctatccTGTTTTATCCTCTCACGACTTCTCAGATTTGTATTTTAGCTGTTCTCCCAATGAGGAATCGCTAATTTAAAAGCATCACTTGCACTGTTTAGTCTTCAAATGTCAGGAAACTGTTGTGTTTCTAAAGTGGAGGTGGTTTAATGTTGATGAGTAATGTCTTTTCGTTTTTTAAAATCGCAGCAGGAGTCGAGTGTAGTTCACATCTGCCGAGGATattatgcaaaacaaaaaacagcagccgGCGCCTACAGTTGCTATCTGCAGGCAGAATCTCCCCTGACACtaactcacctgtctgtgtcgGCCTCTCTGTTCGCAGTAAACTGGAGATCTTCCTGGAGGAGTTCGCCGACATCGCGAAGGAGGACCAGATCAAGAAGCTGCACGACATGCTGGGTCCGCACATGCTCAGGAGGCTGAAGGCCGACGTCTTCAAACACATGCCCTCAAAGACGGAGCTCATCGTCAGAGTGGAGCTCAGCCCCatgcagaagtgagtcaggaGGAGAGAACAGAAGTTCACGATGCCCGAGgatgaggattttttttaaaaagaaaagggttAATGTGTGAATCATCTGTTTGCAGGAAGTACTACAAATTTATCCTGACGAAAAACTTTGAGGCTCTGAACACCAAAGGAGGAGGAAACCAGGTGTCTCTGCTCAACGTCGTCATGGACCTCAAGAAATGCTGCAACCACCCCTACCTCTTCCCCGCGGCTGCTATTGTAAGACCCAAACATCAgttcctttattttattttagtttagtttagactTCAGAAGATTTTTCATCTCCGAGTTTACAAAACCTAAAAGTCTGAATGTTCGCTCCAAACAGGAAGCTCCAAAGATGCCCAACGGGATGTACGACGGCAGTGCTCTCACAAAGGCTGCTGGGAAACTGCTGTTACTGCAGAAGATGATGAGGAAGCTGAAGGACGGAGGACACAGAGTGCTCATCTTCTCTCAGGtaagagaccagagagagagacggcctGACTCGTAAAgctgagctttaaaaaaaacaagcaaacaaaccgTCTCCTCCCGTGTTTCGCTGCAGATGACCAAGATGTTGGACTTGCTCGAGGACTTCCTGGAGAACGAGGGCTACAAGTACGAGAGGATCGACGGCGGGATCACTGGAGGGATGAGACAGGAAGCCATCGATCGCTTCAACGGTGAGACTCGAGAGCATCTTCAGTGTTCATCTTCCATCTTTTGACTTCTCTCTTGATTTTATATGTGGCTCCATTCTCTCCCCTCAGCTCCCGGCGCTCAGCAATTTGCCTTCCTGCTGTCAACGAGGGCCGGAGGTCTGGGTATCAACCTGGCCACCGCCGACACCGTCATCATCTACGACTCTGACTGGAACCCCCACAACGACATCCAGGTACAGCACGATGACTGCTGCTCCATTTCAGCGATGAAGTGTAGCTTTAAGTTCTAGAAACACCTTCTACAGTCAGCACGTTGAAAAGTTCAGTAGATGTTATGAAGGTCTGATTTCAAGTGTTTCTAACTTCTCTTCCTCGGCGTCCAGGCCTTCAGCAGAGCTCATCGTATCGGTCAGAACAAGAAGGTGATGATCTACCGCTTCGTCACCAAGGCCTCAGTGGAGGAGAGGATTACTCAGGTAAAAACCAAACGATGTCGCCTGTTGCTAAACACTTTAAATCTTGCAGCAAAACTAAtcttctctccacctctctgcagGTTGCCAAGAAAAAGATGATGCTGACTCACCTGGTGGTCCGACCTGGTCTCGGATCCAAGACGGGCTCCATGTCCAAACAGGAACTGGACGACATCCTCAAGTTTGGAACAGAGCAGCTCTTCAAGGATGAGGGAGAAGGTAGGAAGGAGTTGAAACGATGCAGAGCCTCAGCGGGACGGAGTTACagagggtttttctttttttttaacaagacgtgtgttttcaggtgagagaggaggaggaggcaaggaggaggacagcagcatcaTTCACTACGACGACAAAGCCATCGACCGTCTGCTGGACAGGAACCAGGACGCCACAGACGACACGGAGCTGCAGAGCATGAACGAGTACCTGAGCTCCTTCAAGGTGGCTCAGTACGTGGTcaaagacgaggaggaggaggtgagtgcACGGGAAGAtgttctgttttatgtgtgtgaccCTTCATAAGTTCctaaactttaaaacactccccctgtttctccatcttttccctcaggaggaggaggtgcagcgTGAGATCATCAAGCAGGAGGAGAGCGTCGACCCGGACTACTGGGAGAAACTGCTGCGTCACCATtacgagcagcagcaggaggatcTGGCCCGAAACCTGGGCAAAGGCAAACGTATCCGCAAGCAGGTCAACTACAACGACGGTTCTCAAGAAGACAGAGGTAAGAACAGAGGTAATCTTCGCTGTTTGATCCACACTAACACTTAGGAGATGATTTTTAGAAACCTTCAAACTACGCTACAGCATTTcacacatggaaacatttcaaataaacagtCAGGCCGGTCgaactcctccacagtcagcctgaaatatcgCTAAAATAGATCTAGGTGGAGTTCATGGACGAAACTATGAAGCTCTCCAAGTTGTGCCCTGGTTTATTTCACGTATTCAGCTTCTAGATCTTTGTCTGGCtcacagtctgtgctgcaaaatattGATCTTATTTGGTTTTTGAGACACAGCTGTGGTCGAGCGACATACACGGTGAATAAGGGTAAAGTCGTTTCAAAAGCAACCCTGTGGTGAGTGGCCACAGATTTGGACTAAACACGGCCTAATGCcacaagcacagacagaaataagagATAGTTAAAGCCAGGCTTACTTTCTCTACTTCACACAGTTACCGTGTGAAGCGGATGTGGGGAGGGGGGTTTCCGTAGATAGTCAACCATGCAACCAACGGGCCCTTAGAGAGCTTCATGGGAATCGTTTTTATAGTCAGAGTTTCCTGTCGAAAGTTTTATgaacagttttctgttttttctcccaAAAGCCGATTGGCAGGACGACCAGTCCGACGGCCAATCGGATTACTCTGTGGCGTCCGAGGAGGGAGACGAGGACTTTGACGAGCGATCAGAAGGTGAGAACGGTTTgaatgaaatagattttttagCCGTTTGTTTGGGTATCGTGTTCCTGAATGCATCACAGTGACAGCTGTAACCAAAGTTAAACAATGTGTGTAGCTACAGGATAAAATTAGGGAAACCTAATTGTGCCTCACATGCTCCGGAGTCATAAAACACCTCAGtaaacagcaaataaaacagTCAAAGACACAGAACACGGCTAATAAAACTGAAGATATGCGTGATGCAGCTCACCTGCCTCCATGTCTGATTACCTGTGTAATCACcacatctgtttcctgtctgcagcCAACTCCCGCAGGCCGAACAGGAAGGGCCTGAGGAACGACAAAGACAAACCGCTGCCCCCCCTGCTGGCCAGGGTGGGAGGCAACATCGAGGTGAGCAGCTCAGCttatcccttttttttttttttatcgacTGCTCTGCGTGAGTCAAAACTTATTATCGAGTTTTCCCTCTGTAAACGATGCCCGATGTTCTCTGTTTTCCAGGTGTTGGGTTTCAACTCTCGGCAGAGGAAGGCCTTCCTGAACGCAGTGATGCGTTACGGGATGCCTCCCCAAGATGCCTTCACCACCCAGTGGCTGGTCCGAGACCTGCGAGGGAAATCTGAGAAAGAGTTCAAGTAAGAAACGCCACAACAGAACATCCATCATTGAAgcgatatttttattttcgtACGTCATCATCAAcccttcgctctctctctcctcctctcagggCCTATGTCTCTCTGTTTATGCGTCACCTCTGCGAGCCTGGAGCCGACGGAGCCGAGACCTTTGCTGACGGCGTCCCCAGAGAAGGGTTGTCGCGGCAACACGTCCTCACCCGTATCGGCGTCATGTCTCTTATTCGCAAGAAGGTAAAGTAAATTTCCATTAACCAGTTAATAACTATTTATTTGGCAGTTATTTTAGTTATTCAGTCACGCTGACTGCGTGCTcgtcttttgtgttttccaggtTCAGGAGTTCGAGCATGTGAACGGTCAGTGGTCGATGCCCTGGATGGCCGAGCTGGAGGAGAGCAAGAAAGCCGCGGCTCAGCCGGACTCGCCCGGAAAAACCCCGTCCACCGGCACGCCCGCCGACACACAACCCAACACACCCGCTCCAGGTAacgtcacacacaaacacactctcctcAGGTTTTAATGCACTGCACAAACTTTACAAGAACACTAAAACAACATGATAAATGcgtgtttgtctttgcagttGACGACTCAAAGAGTGACGAGGCGGCGAAGGATCCagagaaggaggtgaagaaagagGGCGAGGCCGAGAAGAACGGCAAGGAGCCGGCAAAGGTTGACGACGAGGTAAAGACACGATGTGTTTGAGTGCCCCGAATAATAAAAGCAGGATCTTTTGGACTCTTAAATGTGCTGATTTTATTCGAGATGAGTCACGTGAGTTCACTTTCCCTCCAGGTGATCGCCATCCCGGACGACGACGAGAAGAGTCCGGCGGCCGAGCAGGAGAGCAAGAAGAACGGCGAGGAGCCGATGGAGACGGACAAGCCGAGCAACGGAGAGGCGGAGAGCGtcaaagagaaggaaggagagaaggaaggggagaaggagaaggagggagagagcgagaagaAGAGTCCAGAGGCAGGAGAGGACGCCAAGTCGCCTTCGGAGGCCAAGATGGAGGGGTCGGAGGTCAAATCTGAGGACCCTGAGGTCAAAGGTAAAGTTCAAGTTCATCAGCTTTCTCATCACAGCTCACAGCACTGCACCGATCTTTAAATCCATGGTCCATCCTTCAGATGTGATGTGTAAAGATCTGTAACGGAAGCAGGatgatttacagttttgttttgttttacagccgaagaaaagaaagaagaaaagatggacaCCACTCCTCCTGGTGACGAAAAGAAAGGTACCAAACCCAGAACCCCCTGCAGCAGCGTCAGTACACTAGAGGTTTATTCCCGTTTCTTAATACCCTGTTGTTAAACGCGTCTCCTTTCACCTCCGGCTGCAGatctgaaggaggagaaggaggcccAGAAGCCAGAGGAGGCGACCAAACTGCAGAACGGAGACAGCAGCAAAGAGAGCGGAGCCtcagccgccgccgccgccgccactcCCACAGCTcttgaggagaagaagaagaccaagaCCAGATTCATGTTCAACATCGCTGACGGAGGattcacaggtacacacacacacacacacacacacacacaaacaaatttaaaggtgttattaattaatattaatcaaCGTCTATCTTCTCTCTCAGAGCTTCACTCTTTATGGCAGAACGAGGAACGCGCCGCCACCGTCACCAAGAAAACCAACGAGATCTGGCACCGTCGTCACGACTACTGGCTGCTAGCCGGCATCATCCAGTATCCTTTTTCACATCTGTGATTGGCTCGCTGCTCTCGCTGGGCGGGGTTTTGTGATTTTGAAGTCGGTCTTTTGTCCACTGTCAGTCGTTGTTCCCCTTGACCGAGGCTCCCTCAAGACACGGTTACGCTCGCTGGCAGGACATCCAGAACGACGTGAAGTTCGCCATCCTCAACGAGCCTTTCAAAGGAGAGATGAACCGAGGGAACTTCCTGGAAATCAAGAACAAGTTTCTGGCCCGGAGGTTTAAGGTACGGATGTGAAAGTCTGTCACGGTTGGAGTGACAGATGTGAAACGTGACGGCATGTTTCTGCTCCGTGTACGCTGAACCTGAccctcactctcctcctccctccctctcctccagctgttgGAGCAGGCGCTGGTGATCGAGGAGCAGCTCCGTCGCGCCGCCTACCTCAACATGTCAGAGGACCCCTCCCACCCCTCCATGGCGCTCAACACCCGCTTCAGCGAGGTGGAGTGTCTGGCCGAGTCCCACCAGCACCTCAGCAAGGAGTCCATGTCCGGGAACAAACCGGCCAACGCCGTCCTGCACAAAGGTGAGACCGAACAAACGAACCGTGTCAtggctgatttaaaaacaaaccataaaTCTGTCCTGAGGACAAACAAACGTCACAGCGAGCCAGAGATTATATTGTTccttatctctttctctctctctttgtctctcagtgCTGAAGCAGttggaggagctgctgagtgACATGAAGGCGGATGTCACCCGCCTCCCGGCAACTATTGCCCGGATACCGCCGGTTGCCGTGCGACTCCAGATGTCCGAGAGGAACATCCTGAGCCGGCTGGCGAGCCGAGGacctgagacacaaacacaggcacagacacaacaggtacagacacagaggtGTACCTGAAACACGTGAAAGGTTTGAAtcatgataaaacaaaaacaaaacaaaatctgtaaATCGCTTGCAAGAACATTTTGGAGAAATCAGGAGTGAAACTGGTGAATGAACTCAGCTCagataacatttaatctgtttttttaatttgtcttttttgttgtattttacgAAAGCGCGTTGCATTCACTGGACACCTtatcttttctcgtaattacgagatcttttctagtgcccgactacatcggtttgtacggtaaagctaaatgttcatcaaaacgagccatCCAGTAGTCTTTActaggacttttcataatttctgggaatttttatgaggaatattaatcattaacttcaatatgatacagtactgcggtaacgctatctacactttaaaatctagtgcccaactacatcggtttgtacggtaaagcgtgtgagcagcttcatggtgccttcaggtgcacctcggaaactcagaaatcaaataatctcttttctaagatacatgtgcagatttagaaaagtcaataaataaacaaatttttcaagtgaatgcaatatgCTTCCGTAGTATTTATAGATAAATTATTAAGTTGATCGCGGTTCCTTCAGAGTATCTGCAAGAACATTTGATTTCCaaacagatcagtcaaagtttGTTTTAGGAAACGTATCAGGAGGCGAGCGAGTTAACGTCTAATGAAGGACCGCCGTCTGTTTAGTTATCGTGagaattaatatttttgtactttaatGAGATGAATATCGCAGAAACAAATCTTCTCCTGGTTGCTCGTAGAAACACGCGTTGCGTGAAATGAGACTGACGTTGCTCTTTTCCGTTTCCCTCCCTCAGATGTCGCAGCAGTAGACTGAATTTCTGCTCTTTACCTCGAAAACCACCCCCTGCCTCACCTCGACATTCCTGATTGGTGCACAGCAGAATAACGGACAGCGCGCTCAAGCTTGAAGCCACGCCCAGTTCActccccaccacctcctcctcctccacccccccactCCCCCAAAAACAGACTTTACAGAGTTTTTCTGGAGGATCCAATCCCCTTCCTGACACTCAAGTTTGAGGCTGTGGACAGAaaagctattttatttttattttttttttccctcctttttttcaatttctgtattaatattattgatATAATGTTATTATGATGGTTTTTTGGgacctaaataaaaaaatgtaataaagaattttgtttgtggtcagttggagggaggagaggaagttCACACTGAACTCCGCGATGTCTACACACTCCGTGTTTATCGCCTGTTTCGTGGCCACCGTAGTTTCGCCTTCACGCTTGTAACTAGAGGGCGAGTGTAGGAGGCTGcagtcagcaactacaccactagatgtcactaaatcctgcacgCTGAtccttttaaattaaattttgttGTTCAACGTGGATCGAAGACTTCAAGCCTTGATAAACTGTAAAGTGAAATCTTTGTCTGATTCGAAAGCAGCAGTGATTTTTAGCTTTCTCCGAACCCATCGGCTGTTGTCTGACGATGATTTAGGCTTTTGGGGGCAAGAACCAATGTTACGGGACGGCTGTAGCTCAgcaggtagagcgggtcatccatTAATCAGATCAATGATCTGTTCGATCCGATCAAGTGTCCTTGTGTATGACTGATTAGCTCCCAAGTCCCAAACTGAGCAGTTGGTACCTTGATGTCAATGCCATGAATGAGATACGTAGTGTAAAAGTTCCTTGAAATCAGCACAAACACGACATTTCTGTTGCAGCCATGAATTTATTTGAAATTCCAGCCCACGATCAAAACAACGGTGACGTAATCTTTAAAGTTCCTCACCTCTCCTTGACGAAGCACTGTGGGGTCAATGCTCACGCTTCACCCATTCATTCTGACTTGAATAGTTAATCTATAACGAACATCTCAAGTAATCAAACCCTTTTAATATCTACAGTGTCGTGGTACGATGACCCACAGTCGCTCAAAGATCCTTCATGCAGGAGGAATCACATTCAGACCACAAAACGAAAGTCAGGCTGGTTCACAAGACGATAAAAACTGTTGCTGCATCACGAGAAGAcgaacaaagaaagaaaaaaatctaaattccTGTCGAGTTTCTGCTCGACGTTGAAATACATCAGCAGCAGTACTGATACTGACAGCTAGGGGGCAGCTTTCCTGAAGAATACTGCACAAGTACAAGAGGACGGAGAGGAAACAGAACAGGATCCATTGATCCAGGTTTGAAACAGTTCATCAAGTTATCCGACTTCATGGATTCATGTTTTTGGAGTGTTAAGTAATCTGTAATCTACTGTAACAAACTCTcagtttttatacatttctatCTCTACATCTTTACAATTCTTGTAAGTGTAGCTGATGAATAACTTCGACTCAACAGTTCATTCACGAGCTGCTCAGATTTCTGCTCTTTAAAACTTCATCGACGACCAACCAGAACCTTTAAAAACCCCAAGAGGTGGAATGTAACTGAGTACatctactcaagtactgtacaaatTCGAGGTGCTTTATACTTCTAGTCCACTACATTACGACAGTTACAATGACTAAATTAAGATTTGACAGTTGTCAGTTGTTTGGTGATATTTGGTACTTTGTCAAGATGTTAAAGGTTTTTCCACTCTAAACTTTTTAGGATTTAAGTatgtcacaaaaacaaagataaaaataaaaacatgtttgtggttTGAAGCTGGTTGAGAAACAAACTACTAAACTTGTAGATCGAACTCTTGGACTTTTCGTCTGAAGAGAGGGAAGAATGTAAAAggacagatttattttataaatgacCTTTTTGATCCTCATCATTTAACCAGCgttacattattattgtcaCTTCACAGCCGAATAAATGCGTTTGCTTTGATAGTTATGTACTTTTATTCGAGTAGGATTGAGAACGGCGTCCTTGTTTATTTGAACTTGAGGACGTGACGATTAAATTCCGaggaaaaatctgattttatttcacaatgCTAAAGATTTTTTGGAGGTTTTTAgtaaaatgaaagaaggaaataaCATCTGTCAGACAGGTGCTTTGACTTTGATGGGATTACATACCCTTGAGTTTGTAAGTGAGTACAATACTCCTTTTTCTGCTTAGTTACAGTTGGTTTACACTCAAAGATCAACTCTTATCTCACCAAGACTTCTTTGATTGTAAGCGACAGAAACACTCGATTACAAAACCGTGATGACTTTTCTGTCAATCGCTGCGTCCCTACTTGTTGTGGAGTACGTTTTCATTAATGTACCAGTACTTTAACTTAAATAAAGGACCTGGATACTTCTTCACTACTGTTGAAACCAGCAGAGATCTGTACTTTGTGTCCCTTTAACCTCGTTTTGAAGTGTTTTGGTCCTAAAGcacctttttctccctcttagCATTAGTCATGTAATGTGATGGATGAGGTACATTCAGGTTCCTGTGTGTTGTATTTGATGAACAAACCTGGATCAATGGATTTTAAACCTGTTTGGTTAtaagaaatgtttcacagaacAATACAGCAGATACCAGGAAACAGTCTATGTTTCTATTCAAACTGTCCCGCTGCAGTAAAACCACCTGCTGCTCCcagcaaaacagaaacatttcatccACCTGGAgacaagttgttgttgttgttttttttcccacgaggagcagagaagaaaagaagaaggaggcacTGGAGCACATTACAGAACATGCAAAGACGTTTCTGAGGAAGGCAtcggtgaggaagaggaggatgaagagcagaggagaggctgGATTTGGCTCGGTGgcttggtggtgttggtgttggttgcAGACTCCAGTCCTGCGACTTGTGTGTCCATCCCTGAAGACCAGCTCAGTAGAAGAAATACACTGAGGAAGAAGAGCTTAAATTGGTCAGTAATGATGTTCTGCATGCATCTAAATAAACTGAAGAAGTTCAAACCTTCTCCCTCAAACAGGACTTAAAGAAGCCTGGCTGAAGGTGGCGCTACAGAGGCTCATAAAACCAGTTCACTAGAGCAAATCTTTCGTGTGCAAAGGTGACATTCTGCTGCCAAAACGTAAcagattcatcatctggggatcTTAAACACTCTGTAAATGTAACCGTGCTAACTTTAGATATGTACATGTACGCGTGTACGTGAAGGAATCTCTgagatatttctttaaaatatgaaataaacacatttctaagaTTTCACAAGAGAAACACCTGGTAGTGTAGTTACATTCATGCATGTAGCACGCATCCATGAGCTCAAATGTGAGGGTAACATGCAtgtgacaaatgtgtgtgtgtgtgtgacgtttgATTACTCACAGAAAATGACTCCAACACATATAATACCTATAACTgccatcatgatcatcatctgaggagaaagaaagaaacaaatcagtCAAAGTCAGAAGagaaacttaaaataaaagtttttatgttttaaatccatcatatgtttttatttggaagTATAAAGTACCTCCAAATTGTACTCGGGTACTCTGGATAGTTACTTTCCACTACTGCTGGGTCGACATGTTACATACACAGTGTTCATTATTTTGCAGATCATGTAACTGTGcagaaaaatgacattattttatttaaacagtgtttttcaGCTTGGCGTGGGTGATTGTGCCCTGATGTATAACAGTGTTTCCTCACAGAACTATTCGTATCGTCGTCTGTAAAATAACATTGTTTGAAAAGGTTTATTTGAATTATGATCcctaattttattatttacagtttttgtttggaagctgctgctgacagttatttgaccgttttttttttttaatgtgtacaaCCTACAGCAAGTAAAATATGCAaggttacagtgtgtgtgtgtgtgtgtgtgtttgtgtgtttgttttcgaCCAAAATACTCCATAAATAAATCCGCATGATGACATGACgctgctgacagacaggaaatcaCATCACCTCTGACGGGGGGAGGGCGAGAGAGATTAAGGAGAGCAAGAGgatagagagagtgtgtgtgtgtgtgtgtgtgtgtgtgtgtgtgtgtgtgtgtgtgtgtgtgtgtgtgtgtaacgtagaagaagaagtgaaaacagagaaacCAGATGCGGATGGGATGATTGtgagcttgtttgtgtgtgaaaataaacaaataaatgaattgaggattattctacattaataaataacGTGTACGCGTACAGTCATTCACTGAAACAGCTGCATTTGTCAGGGACTATTTCCAGTGGTGGATGAATTCACATTTGT
Protein-coding regions in this window:
- the LOC104935016 gene encoding chromodomain-helicase-DNA-binding protein 4 isoform X1 — translated: MSGSEDDRDDYGAAPDDRLLHDDEEEEISENETPKVKKKKKAKKSRESKGSKRRSRREELPISSPEPMDMGGVEEAEDGIAVQRSDSEGSDYTPGRKKKKRGSSGKEKKRSGAERSSSKKKEPEPEEDEDDDDDDGSEPKSSSQLLDDWGMEDIDHIFTEEDYRSLTNYKAFSQFVRPLIAAKNPKIAVSKMMMVLGAKWREFSTNNPLRGAAAANAALATANVPAAVDTMVAEVAPPAPAPPAPVEPQQPPPPPLRKAKTKEGKGPNARKKSKPAPKPQEKKNNAKTKKVAPLKIKLGGFNSKRKRSSSEEDEPDVDSDFEDGSMNSVSVSEGSNSRSSRSKKKASKSKPKKKKEAEDGDGYETDHQDYCEVCQQGGEIILCDTCPRAYHMVCLDPDMEKAPEGTWSCPHCEKEGIQWEAREEGSEAEEDNGEVGEMEEDDHHMEFCRVCKDGGELLCCDSCPSSYHIHCLNPPLPEIPNGEWICPRCTCPPMKGKVQKILTWRWGDAPAPTPVPRPPDLPADAPDPAPLAGRPEREFFAKWSSMSYWHCSWVTELQLELHCQVMFRNYQRKNDMDEPPPIDFGEGEEDKSVKRKNKNPMYAELEEKYLRFGIKMEWLMIHRILNHSVDRKNNVHYLIKWRELAYDQATWEAEDMDVPEFDIYKVQYWNHRELMMGEEGRPGKKIKVKGRVKRPDRPPENPVVDPTIKFERQPEYLDSTGGTLHPYQLEGLNWLRFSWAQGTDTILADEMGLGKTVQTAVFLYSLYKEGHSKGPFLVSAPLSTIINWEREFEMWAPDMYVVTYVGDKDSRAVIRENEFSFEDNAIRGGKKASRMKKDSSIKFHVLLTSYELITIDMAILGSIDWACLVVDEAHRLKNNQSKFFRVLNNYPLQHKLLLTGTPLQNNLEELFHLLNFLTPERFSKLEIFLEEFADIAKEDQIKKLHDMLGPHMLRRLKADVFKHMPSKTELIVRVELSPMQKKYYKFILTKNFEALNTKGGGNQVSLLNVVMDLKKCCNHPYLFPAAAIEAPKMPNGMYDGSALTKAAGKLLLLQKMMRKLKDGGHRVLIFSQMTKMLDLLEDFLENEGYKYERIDGGITGGMRQEAIDRFNAPGAQQFAFLLSTRAGGLGINLATADTVIIYDSDWNPHNDIQAFSRAHRIGQNKKVMIYRFVTKASVEERITQVAKKKMMLTHLVVRPGLGSKTGSMSKQELDDILKFGTEQLFKDEGEGERGGGGKEEDSSIIHYDDKAIDRLLDRNQDATDDTELQSMNEYLSSFKVAQYVVKDEEEEEEEVQREIIKQEESVDPDYWEKLLRHHYEQQQEDLARNLGKGKRIRKQVNYNDGSQEDRGKNRADWQDDQSDGQSDYSVASEEGDEDFDERSEANSRRPNRKGLRNDKDKPLPPLLARVGGNIEVLGFNSRQRKAFLNAVMRYGMPPQDAFTTQWLVRDLRGKSEKEFKAYVSLFMRHLCEPGADGAETFADGVPREGLSRQHVLTRIGVMSLIRKKVQEFEHVNGQWSMPWMAELEESKKAAAQPDSPGKTPSTGTPADTQPNTPAPVDDSKSDEAAKDPEKEVKKEGEAEKNGKEPAKVDDEVIAIPDDDEKSPAAEQESKKNGEEPMETDKPSNGEAESVKEKEGEKEGEKEKEGESEKKSPEAGEDAKSPSEAKMEGSEVKSEDPEVKAEEKKEEKMDTTPPGDEKKDLKEEKEAQKPEEATKLQNGDSSKESGASAAAAAATPTALEEKKKTKTRFMFNIADGGFTELHSLWQNEERAATVTKKTNEIWHRRHDYWLLAGIIQHGYARWQDIQNDVKFAILNEPFKGEMNRGNFLEIKNKFLARRFKLLEQALVIEEQLRRAAYLNMSEDPSHPSMALNTRFSEVECLAESHQHLSKESMSGNKPANAVLHKVLKQLEELLSDMKADVTRLPATIARIPPVAVRLQMSERNILSRLASRGPETQTQAQTQQMSQQ